A window of the Gossypium hirsutum isolate 1008001.06 chromosome A03, Gossypium_hirsutum_v2.1, whole genome shotgun sequence genome harbors these coding sequences:
- the LOC107927851 gene encoding E3 ubiquitin-protein ligase BOI has product MAIQAQLYSDNIGFPLCSSYDYNGGNGSDGFNSFHFGPQWKPQLQFQEQLQNHEIDEFIKSQDERLRLLLQEQRNQQVSTMVKKLESKASFLEEEITKAKNRTMELQILMNKLEMENQTWQRVAQENEAMVVSLNNMLQQLQQQLDNGVDDAGSCCEETEENRGFGVVERTMMVCRCCDSRNSCVLFLPCRHLCTCKDCAAFLDCCPVCRTIKKASIEALVS; this is encoded by the exons ATGGCCATACAAGCTCAGTTATATTCAGATAATATTGGTTTCCCATTATGCAGTTCCTACGATTATAATGGTGGCAATGGTAGTGATGGTTTCAATTCATTTCATTTTGGTCCTCAATGGAAACCACAGCTACAATTTCAAGAACAGCTTCAAAATCATGAGATTGATGAGTTCATCAAATCACAg gATGAGAGATTGAGATTATTATTACAAGAACAAAGAAACCAACAAGTTTCAACCATGGTGAAAAAGCTTGAATCCAAGGCATCTTTTTTAGAAGAAGAGATCACAAAGGCCAAAAACAGAACAATGGAGCttcaaattttaatgaataagCTAGAAATGGAGAACCAAACATGGCAAAGAGTGGCACAAGAGAATGAAGCCATGGTTGTCTCTTTGAACAACATGCTCCAACAATTACAACAGCAATTAGACAATGGTGTCGATGATGCAGGGTCTTGTTGTGAAGAAACAGAGGAAAACAGAGGATTTGGTGTCGTTGAAAGGACAATGATGGTGTGTAGATGTTGTGATTCTCGAAATTCCTGCGTTTTGTTCCTTCCTTGTAGACATCTTTGTACATGTAAGGATTGTGCAGCTTTTCTTGATTGTTGTCCTGTTTGTAGAACAATAAAGAAAGCTAGTATTGAAGCTTTGGTTTCTTAG
- the LOC107927836 gene encoding probable aquaporin PIP2-8 — MSKEVTEEGQSRKDYVDPPPAPLVDINELKLWSFYRALIAEFIATLLFLYVTIATVIGHKKQHDACNGVGLLGIAWSFGGMIFILVYCTAGISGGHINPAVTFGLFLARKVSLIRAVIYMVAQCLGAICGVGLVKAFMNHEYTTLGGGANTVATGYNKGTALGAEIIGTFVLVYTVFSATDPKRNARDSHVPVLAPLPIGFAVFMVHLATIPITGTGINPARSFGAAVIYNNGKAWDDHWIFWVGPFVGAVAAAAYHQYILRAAAIKALGSFRSNPTN, encoded by the exons ATGTCCAAGGAAGTGACTGAAGAAGGGCAGAGCCGAAAGGACTATGTAGACCCACCACCAGCACCGCTGGTGGACATTAACGAGCTCAAGCTCTGGTCATTTTACAGAGCTCTCATCGCCGAGTTCATAGCCACACTCCTTTTTCTCTACGTCACAATAGCCACCGTAATCGGCCACAAGAAACAACACGATGCGTGCAATGGAGTTGGTCTTTTAGGCATTGCATGGTCTTTCGGTGGGATGATCTTTATCCTCGTTTATTGCACCGCCGGTATCTCAGGTGGTCACATTAACCCCGCCGTGACATTCGGGTTGTTTTTAGCCCGTAAAGTGTCACTAATAAGAGCTGTTATTTACATGGTAGCTCAATGCCTGGGTGCTATATGTGGTGTTGGGCTAGTCAAAGCTTTTATGAACCATGAATACACCACCCTCGGCGGTGGTGCTAACACCGTGGCTACAGGCTATAACAAGGGAACCGCTTTGGGAGCTGAGATTATTGGTACTTTCGTGCTTGTTTACACTGTGTTTTCAGCTACTGATCCTAAGAGAAATGCCCGTGATTCCCATGTCCCT GTGTTGGCTCCACTTCCTATAGGGTTTGCAGTGTTCATGGTTCATTTGGCTACTATCCCCATTACTGGTACTGGTATTAACCCTGCTAGGAGCTTTGGTGCTGCTGTTATTTACAACAATGGCAAAGCCTGGGATGACCAT TGGATTTTCTGGGTTGGTCCATTTGTTGGAGCTGTTGCAGCAGCTGCATATCATCAGTATATCCTTAGAGCTGCTGCTATCAAGGCTTTGGGGTCCTTCCGCAGTAACCCTACCAACTAA